A genome region from Schaalia sp. 19OD2882 includes the following:
- a CDS encoding cytochrome c biogenesis protein DipZ, whose product MLSLILIGLLGGFITGISPCILPVLPVIFLSGGAQSSRFTVAGPIGTQGAGKSMPMAGAAGGLAIGSSVQTASTVATAEASSTPLRPATAPAAPSKWRPYLVVLGLVLSFTFFTLLGSTLLSLAHLPQDSIRWAGVVLLSLIGIGMLVPKVMEILEKPFERFGKAGSKNPSNGFLLGVVLGAAYVPCAGPVLAAVSVAGSTGEIGLDTVALALSFAIGTGVPLLFFALAGRGLAERIAAFRTHQRAIRIIAGVAMLALALGIVFDLPAHVQRLLPDWTAGIQQSTDKALQEATADPATPAGPTCVDGATSLGNCGPLAEISGINAWFNTPNNTPIDAAARKGKVVLVDFWAYSCINCQRSVPGLQKLHETYADSGLTVIGVHTPEYAFEKEVDNVKAGAEKLGITYPVAVDSDLVTWRNFKNHYWPAHYLADATGQLRHIHYGEGGEATTEKLVRELLVDANPNVQLPTPIFTTADNAPRATGPRTPETYLGSARVDRLDNGPLVDGVQSFTIPAKDPAQDHFALGGTWQVASQSITPTEATGTLRLAYKGKQVNLVASGEGELTWSANGEKKSMKVSGVPNGIELVRTDQTATGILELQVSPGVHLYSFTFG is encoded by the coding sequence GTGCTCTCCCTGATTCTCATCGGATTGCTCGGCGGATTCATCACCGGAATCTCCCCGTGCATCCTCCCCGTCCTACCCGTCATCTTCCTGTCGGGCGGGGCACAGTCCTCACGTTTCACCGTTGCGGGCCCGATCGGGACCCAGGGCGCAGGCAAGTCGATGCCGATGGCCGGCGCCGCCGGCGGCCTCGCCATTGGCTCGTCGGTGCAGACGGCCAGCACGGTGGCCACGGCCGAAGCCTCCTCGACCCCCCTGCGACCCGCCACCGCACCTGCTGCCCCGTCGAAGTGGCGGCCCTACCTCGTGGTCCTCGGACTGGTTCTCAGCTTCACCTTCTTCACCCTGCTCGGCTCGACCCTGCTCTCCCTTGCCCACCTGCCCCAGGACTCCATTCGCTGGGCCGGTGTGGTCCTTCTGTCCCTGATCGGCATCGGCATGCTGGTGCCCAAGGTCATGGAGATCCTGGAGAAGCCCTTCGAGCGTTTCGGCAAGGCAGGGTCGAAGAATCCGTCCAACGGCTTCCTGCTCGGCGTGGTCCTGGGTGCCGCATACGTGCCCTGCGCCGGTCCTGTTCTCGCAGCGGTCTCGGTGGCCGGATCCACCGGTGAGATCGGATTGGACACCGTGGCCCTGGCCCTGTCCTTCGCGATCGGCACGGGCGTGCCGCTGCTCTTCTTCGCCCTGGCAGGACGTGGACTGGCTGAACGCATCGCCGCCTTCCGCACCCACCAGCGCGCCATCCGCATCATCGCCGGCGTGGCCATGCTGGCCCTGGCCCTCGGCATCGTCTTCGACCTGCCGGCCCATGTCCAGCGGCTGCTGCCCGACTGGACCGCAGGGATCCAGCAGAGCACGGACAAGGCTCTGCAGGAAGCCACCGCCGATCCGGCGACACCTGCCGGCCCGACCTGCGTGGACGGGGCGACCAGCCTCGGCAACTGCGGCCCTCTGGCCGAGATCTCCGGCATCAACGCGTGGTTCAACACGCCCAACAACACGCCGATCGACGCGGCGGCCCGCAAAGGCAAGGTCGTCCTGGTCGACTTCTGGGCCTACTCGTGCATCAACTGCCAGCGCAGTGTGCCCGGCCTGCAAAAGCTCCATGAGACCTACGCCGACTCCGGCCTGACCGTCATCGGCGTGCACACCCCGGAATACGCCTTCGAGAAGGAGGTCGACAACGTCAAGGCCGGCGCCGAGAAGCTCGGCATCACCTACCCGGTGGCCGTCGACTCCGACCTGGTGACCTGGCGCAACTTCAAGAACCACTACTGGCCCGCCCACTACCTTGCGGACGCCACCGGTCAGCTGCGTCACATCCACTACGGCGAGGGCGGCGAGGCCACCACCGAGAAGCTCGTGCGTGAGCTGCTGGTCGACGCCAACCCGAACGTCCAGTTGCCCACCCCGATCTTCACGACTGCGGACAATGCTCCGCGCGCCACCGGGCCGCGCACCCCCGAGACCTACCTCGGCTCTGCGCGGGTGGACCGCCTGGACAACGGGCCACTGGTCGACGGTGTGCAGTCCTTCACCATTCCTGCCAAGGATCCGGCCCAGGACCACTTCGCCCTGGGCGGCACCTGGCAGGTGGCGAGCCAATCCATCACCCCGACCGAGGCCACTGGGACGCTGCGTCTGGCCTACAAGGGCAAGCAGGTGAACCTGGTCGCCTCAGGTGAGGGCGAACTCACGTGGAGCGCAAATGGTGAGAAGAAGTCGATGAAGGTCAGTGGTGTGCCCAACGGCATCGAGCTTGTCCGCACCGACCAGACCGCCACAGGAATCCTGGAATTGCAGGTCTCGCCGGGTGTCCACCTCTACTCCTTCACCTTCGGCTGA
- the ftsE gene encoding cell division ATP-binding protein FtsE has protein sequence MIRFDDVSMVYTPGARPALDHVSLEVEREEFVFLVGKSGSGKSTFLQLVMREIKATDGHVWVLGQDVGKLSRWAVPKLRRKVGTVFQDFRLLPSKTVFENVALTMQVIGKPRHAIETAVPEVLDLVGLKGKEGRRPHELSGGEEQRVAIARAMVNRPQLLLADEPTGNLDPDTSLGIMRVLDRINRTGTTVVMATHDATIVNQMRMRVIELEGGRVIRDQTGGVYGEAR, from the coding sequence ATGATTCGCTTCGACGATGTCTCGATGGTGTACACACCTGGCGCTCGCCCCGCCCTGGACCACGTGTCCCTGGAGGTGGAACGAGAGGAGTTCGTCTTCCTGGTCGGCAAGTCCGGCTCCGGGAAGTCCACCTTCCTCCAACTGGTCATGCGTGAGATCAAGGCGACCGACGGACACGTGTGGGTCCTGGGCCAGGACGTCGGCAAACTCTCACGCTGGGCAGTGCCCAAATTGCGACGCAAGGTCGGTACCGTCTTCCAGGACTTCCGCCTGCTGCCCTCCAAGACGGTCTTCGAGAACGTCGCCCTGACCATGCAGGTCATCGGCAAACCCCGGCACGCCATCGAGACCGCCGTGCCCGAGGTCCTCGACCTGGTGGGCCTCAAGGGCAAGGAAGGGCGCCGCCCCCACGAACTGTCCGGCGGTGAGGAACAGCGTGTGGCCATTGCCCGCGCCATGGTCAACCGCCCCCAGCTGCTGCTGGCCGACGAGCCCACCGGCAACCTGGACCCCGACACCTCTTTGGGCATCATGAGGGTCCTGGACCGGATCAACCGCACGGGCACCACCGTGGTCATGGCCACCCATGACGCCACAATCGTCAATCAGATGCGCATGCGTGTCATCGAGCTCGAAGGCGGCCGCGTCATCCGCGACCAGACCGGCGGCGTCTACGGAGAGGCCAGGTGA
- a CDS encoding site-specific integrase, with the protein MLAYISSGDVLAWYSALWAEAGPGVTRPTYMTLVSLMAAAVKAGHIDTSPCQVPGGQKHHPPAEPKRQVATPEEVRTAANAMPNDLRLAVHLAAWCQAREGEIIGLQRRDLTLDDSPTLHIRRQIQYLTGEGPVTTGPKSTAGDRAITIPVSLIPLIRAHLETHTGGAPTAPVFHRPDLIDQPIHPNTLRSHWNRARAAAGIPWFRFHDLRHTGLTVFAQQGATLAELLHRGGHSDVSVALRYQHATQARDRALADSMDTSILT; encoded by the coding sequence GTGCTCGCCTACATCTCCTCCGGCGACGTCCTGGCCTGGTACTCCGCCCTGTGGGCCGAGGCAGGGCCCGGCGTGACACGCCCCACCTACATGACCCTCGTCAGTCTCATGGCGGCCGCCGTCAAGGCCGGCCACATCGACACCTCGCCGTGCCAGGTTCCCGGCGGCCAGAAGCACCACCCACCAGCCGAGCCGAAGCGCCAAGTCGCAACCCCCGAAGAAGTACGCACCGCAGCCAACGCCATGCCCAACGACCTACGGCTCGCCGTCCATCTCGCCGCATGGTGCCAAGCCAGGGAGGGCGAGATCATCGGCCTCCAGCGCCGCGACCTCACCCTCGACGACTCCCCGACGTTGCACATCCGCCGCCAGATCCAGTACCTCACCGGGGAGGGGCCCGTCACCACCGGTCCCAAGTCAACGGCTGGAGACCGCGCCATCACGATCCCAGTCTCCCTCATCCCCCTCATCCGCGCCCACCTCGAGACCCACACTGGCGGTGCACCAACGGCCCCGGTCTTCCATCGGCCCGACCTCATCGACCAGCCGATCCACCCCAACACCCTGCGTAGCCACTGGAACCGGGCACGGGCAGCGGCAGGCATCCCCTGGTTTCGCTTCCACGACTTGCGCCACACCGGCCTGACCGTCTTCGCCCAACAGGGCGCCACCCTCGCAGAGCTCCTCCACCGCGGTGGACACTCCGACGTCAGCGTCGCCCTGCGCTACCAGCACGCCACCCAGGCGCGCGACCGCGCGCTTGCCGACAGCATGGACACCTCGATCCTCACCTGA
- a CDS encoding sigma-70 family RNA polymerase sigma factor: MTGTATGILPARVGATVRPRAAVRPRNRTDYHGRVISGARDDDEALVAIAGGDQEAFARFYDMWSGRIFALVLQIVVDRAQSEEVLQEIFLEVWRRADSFDPSRGSSRAWLVTLARRRAIDRVRAAQAARERDNAWIPFEPDHDTTLRQVEERIVSDEVRAALVAVGEPHRTTIELAYFTGMTHSQIAAHCGVPLGTVKTRIRDGLAKLRKQMEVDR; the protein is encoded by the coding sequence ATGACTGGCACGGCCACGGGCATCCTGCCCGCGCGCGTGGGCGCCACCGTGCGCCCGCGCGCAGCCGTGCGTCCTCGGAACAGAACCGACTACCATGGTCGGGTGATTTCCGGGGCCCGAGATGATGACGAGGCCCTGGTTGCCATCGCCGGTGGCGACCAGGAGGCCTTCGCCCGCTTCTACGACATGTGGTCAGGGCGCATCTTCGCCCTGGTCCTGCAGATCGTCGTCGACAGGGCGCAGTCCGAAGAGGTCCTGCAGGAGATCTTCCTGGAGGTGTGGCGGCGCGCCGACAGCTTCGACCCGTCCCGGGGAAGCTCCCGCGCATGGCTGGTGACCTTGGCTCGACGCCGGGCCATCGACCGGGTTCGCGCAGCGCAGGCTGCGCGTGAACGCGACAACGCATGGATCCCATTCGAACCCGACCACGACACGACCCTGCGTCAGGTCGAGGAACGCATTGTCAGTGACGAGGTACGGGCCGCCCTCGTCGCGGTGGGGGAACCCCATCGCACCACCATTGAACTGGCATACTTCACGGGAATGACACACTCCCAGATCGCCGCACATTGTGGTGTGCCTCTGGGTACTGTGAAGACCCGCATCCGTGACGGCCTGGCCAAACTCAGGAAGCAGATGGAGGTGGACCGATGA
- a CDS encoding anti-sigma factor: MNNDVIGFADPDVDPELTGILGACLAPVAPPPRIRVELLDAIARTPQFLEVASAAPVSNPLGADLGYAEEAAGTSLPGSSLPGPTGPGSMRPPAARATAEGLAPVVPLRGSPRRLLRPVAQVAAAVVLLVAGVGIGRWTTMDDMQDTSHFATLNQMQDVERVKDTMPDGHVATLTWSPGMGMTAVTLPKEMTPEAGKQLQVWVRKDGRVSPAGVYEPRGDGEFAFIDLMPEPGLEVFITLEPAGGSAHPTSDPLVVMRVGEESSGLPSVRPEGAGEGATGEA; the protein is encoded by the coding sequence ATGAACAACGACGTCATCGGATTTGCCGACCCCGATGTCGACCCCGAACTGACCGGGATCCTCGGGGCGTGCCTGGCGCCTGTGGCGCCACCCCCGCGCATTCGAGTCGAGTTGCTGGACGCGATCGCCAGGACCCCGCAGTTCTTGGAGGTGGCTTCGGCCGCGCCGGTCAGCAATCCCTTGGGTGCCGACCTCGGTTACGCGGAGGAGGCCGCCGGGACGAGCCTGCCCGGGTCGAGCTTGCCCGGCCCCACTGGGCCCGGGTCGATGCGCCCCCCGGCTGCGAGAGCGACGGCTGAAGGCCTTGCCCCTGTGGTGCCTCTTCGCGGCTCGCCCCGCCGCCTTTTGCGTCCTGTCGCGCAGGTGGCCGCAGCGGTGGTGCTGCTGGTCGCAGGCGTCGGCATCGGCCGGTGGACGACCATGGACGACATGCAGGACACCAGCCATTTCGCCACCCTCAATCAGATGCAGGACGTCGAAAGGGTCAAGGACACGATGCCCGACGGGCATGTGGCCACCTTGACCTGGTCCCCGGGAATGGGGATGACGGCGGTGACCCTGCCCAAGGAGATGACTCCCGAGGCGGGCAAGCAGCTGCAGGTGTGGGTGCGCAAGGACGGCAGGGTCAGCCCGGCCGGCGTGTACGAGCCGAGAGGCGATGGAGAGTTCGCCTTCATCGACCTGATGCCGGAGCCCGGCCTGGAGGTGTTCATCACCTTGGAGCCCGCTGGTGGTTCGGCGCATCCGACCTCCGATCCTTTGGTGGTCATGCGAGTGGGGGAGGAATCCTCGGGTCTGCCCTCGGTCCGGCCCGAAGGGGCAGGCGAGGGCGCCACGGGCGAGGCCTAG
- the prfB gene encoding peptide chain release factor 2, translating to MTIEFSEEIQSLRATMENILAVVQPERLRTQIAELSDKAAAPDLWDDPAKAQEVTSALSHRQSELDRVTKMVERIDDLEAMVDMAGEDPDEAAEILSEAEGDLTSLKSDISDLEIRTLLDGEYDERNAVVTIRSGAGGVDAADFAEILLRMYLRWAERHGYPTKVMDTSYAEEAGLKSATFEVQAPYAYGTLSVEAGTHRLVRISPFDNQGRRQTSFAAVEVIPLIESTDHIEIPETELKIDVFRSSGPGGQSVNTTDSAVRMTHIPTGIVVSMQDEKSQIQNRAAALRVLQSRLLLLKKQEEDAKKKELAGDVKASWGDQMRSYVLQPYQMVKDLRTEHESGNPQSVFEGEIDDFINAGIRWRKNQQAEQD from the coding sequence GTGACCATTGAGTTCAGCGAAGAGATCCAGTCCCTGCGCGCGACGATGGAGAACATCCTCGCCGTCGTCCAGCCCGAGCGTCTGCGCACCCAGATCGCCGAGCTCTCCGACAAAGCCGCGGCCCCCGACCTGTGGGACGACCCGGCCAAGGCCCAGGAAGTCACCTCTGCACTGAGCCACCGCCAGAGCGAACTCGACCGCGTGACGAAGATGGTCGAGCGCATCGACGACCTCGAAGCCATGGTCGACATGGCGGGGGAGGACCCCGACGAGGCCGCCGAAATCCTCTCCGAGGCCGAAGGCGACCTCACCTCCCTCAAATCCGACATCTCCGACCTGGAGATCCGCACCCTGCTGGACGGCGAGTACGACGAACGCAACGCCGTCGTCACCATCCGAAGCGGTGCCGGAGGCGTCGACGCCGCGGACTTCGCCGAGATCCTCCTGCGCATGTACCTGCGTTGGGCCGAACGACACGGCTACCCCACGAAGGTCATGGACACCTCCTACGCCGAAGAGGCGGGGTTGAAGTCCGCCACCTTCGAAGTCCAGGCGCCCTACGCCTACGGCACCCTGTCCGTGGAGGCCGGCACGCACCGCCTGGTGCGCATCAGCCCCTTCGACAACCAGGGACGCCGCCAGACCTCCTTCGCGGCGGTCGAAGTCATTCCGCTGATCGAGTCCACCGACCACATCGAGATCCCCGAGACCGAACTCAAGATCGACGTCTTCCGCTCCTCTGGCCCCGGCGGCCAGTCGGTCAACACCACGGACTCCGCCGTGCGCATGACCCACATCCCCACCGGCATCGTCGTGTCCATGCAGGACGAGAAATCGCAGATCCAGAACCGCGCCGCAGCGCTTCGGGTCCTCCAGTCGCGTCTGCTGCTGCTCAAGAAGCAGGAGGAGGACGCCAAGAAGAAGGAGCTGGCCGGCGACGTCAAGGCCTCCTGGGGGGACCAGATGCGCTCCTACGTCCTGCAGCCCTATCAGATGGTCAAGGACCTGCGCACCGAACACGAATCCGGCAACCCCCAGTCCGTCTTCGAAGGCGAGATCGACGACTTCATCAACGCCGGCATCCGCTGGCGCAAGAACCAGCAGGCGGAACAGGACTGA
- a CDS encoding M23 family metallopeptidase — MSLRSRRPALVPGGRGRWLAAAAVVALAGASLGWTPLARADDWDDAANAEAAAAQRVAQLKADLQGIDATLAQVYLDLDALTQQIPVAEKQLEDARTAQDSAERDHEVALGQLDSSRAEQERLARQIEEAEKQQADATRTIGGLARELYRGGTPNAMVVAMTAQTPAQLGQRAAMAEAAARSQDRALGSALGAQSTTRNRKARQEATTARVADLEAKAAAAAAQAKEAAAQAKAKVEELDSLKASAEAKKKEWDAKKADATKQLSKWEAEHKAAQDKLAAIDAENRRNNVVYTQSSAGGGPFGSPLPISLVVTSPFGWRVHPVLGIERFHNGTDFAADCGTPVLSIGGGVVSAVTFEEAGGNVVYVSHGMVGGSSMSSAYVHLQSVNVSVGQTVAPGTVVGEVGTTGYSTGCHLHLSVMQDGADVDPMGWL; from the coding sequence ATGTCACTCAGATCCCGCCGCCCCGCCCTCGTACCGGGTGGACGAGGCCGGTGGCTGGCGGCCGCCGCAGTCGTTGCCCTGGCCGGCGCCTCACTCGGGTGGACTCCGCTCGCCCGGGCCGATGACTGGGACGACGCCGCCAACGCCGAGGCCGCCGCCGCCCAGCGCGTCGCCCAACTCAAGGCGGATCTGCAGGGCATCGACGCGACCCTCGCGCAGGTCTACCTGGACCTGGACGCCCTCACGCAGCAGATCCCCGTCGCCGAGAAGCAACTCGAAGATGCGCGCACCGCCCAGGACAGTGCCGAACGCGACCATGAGGTCGCACTCGGACAATTGGACTCCTCACGCGCCGAACAGGAAAGACTTGCGCGCCAGATCGAGGAGGCGGAGAAGCAGCAGGCGGACGCCACCCGCACCATCGGCGGCCTCGCCCGCGAGCTCTACCGGGGCGGCACGCCCAACGCCATGGTCGTCGCCATGACCGCGCAGACCCCCGCCCAGCTCGGCCAACGCGCCGCCATGGCTGAAGCCGCCGCACGCAGCCAGGACCGCGCCCTCGGATCCGCGCTGGGTGCCCAGTCCACCACCCGCAACCGCAAGGCGCGTCAGGAGGCCACCACGGCCCGCGTCGCCGACCTGGAGGCCAAGGCCGCTGCCGCTGCCGCCCAGGCGAAGGAAGCGGCAGCCCAGGCGAAGGCCAAGGTCGAGGAACTCGACTCCCTCAAGGCCTCGGCCGAGGCGAAGAAGAAGGAATGGGACGCCAAGAAGGCTGACGCCACCAAACAACTGTCCAAATGGGAGGCCGAACACAAGGCCGCCCAGGACAAGTTGGCGGCAATCGACGCCGAGAACCGCCGCAACAACGTGGTCTACACCCAGTCCAGTGCCGGAGGAGGCCCCTTCGGTTCACCCCTGCCGATCTCACTGGTCGTCACCTCACCCTTCGGATGGCGGGTCCACCCGGTGCTCGGCATCGAACGCTTCCACAACGGCACCGACTTCGCCGCCGACTGCGGCACGCCGGTCCTGTCGATCGGCGGGGGAGTGGTCAGCGCCGTCACCTTCGAGGAAGCCGGCGGCAACGTCGTCTACGTCAGCCACGGCATGGTCGGCGGCTCGTCCATGTCCTCCGCATACGTCCACCTGCAGTCCGTCAACGTCTCCGTCGGGCAGACCGTGGCCCCGGGAACAGTCGTCGGCGAGGTCGGGACCACCGGCTACTCCACCGGCTGCCACCTGCACCTGTCGGTCATGCAGGACGGTGCCGACGTTGACCCGATGGGCTGGCTGTAG
- the smpB gene encoding SsrA-binding protein SmpB: MPKEWKKPKPTEGERRKAASDAKKTIARNKKARHDYLIEDSWEAGLVLTGTEVKALRMGRASLVDSWVEIKDGEAWLYGANIPMYSQGSWNNHTPTRKRKLLLHRLEIERLEQRVQAKGFTIVPLELYFIGGRAKVEIALAKGKQEFDKRHALREAQDKREAERAMRRYVKQARH; encoded by the coding sequence GTGCCCAAGGAATGGAAGAAGCCAAAGCCCACAGAGGGTGAGCGTCGAAAGGCCGCTTCGGATGCGAAGAAGACGATTGCGCGCAACAAGAAGGCCCGTCACGACTACCTCATCGAGGACTCGTGGGAGGCTGGCCTGGTGCTGACCGGCACCGAGGTCAAAGCTCTGCGGATGGGGCGTGCCTCGCTGGTCGACAGCTGGGTCGAGATCAAGGACGGCGAGGCCTGGCTCTACGGGGCCAACATCCCCATGTACTCGCAAGGGTCGTGGAACAACCACACTCCCACCCGCAAACGCAAACTGCTGCTGCACAGGCTGGAGATCGAGCGGCTGGAACAGCGGGTGCAGGCCAAGGGTTTCACCATCGTGCCGCTGGAGCTGTACTTCATCGGCGGACGCGCCAAGGTCGAGATCGCCTTGGCCAAGGGCAAGCAGGAATTCGACAAGCGGCACGCCCTGCGTGAAGCCCAGGACAAGCGCGAGGCCGAACGCGCCATGCGCCGCTACGTCAAGCAGGCGCGGCACTGA
- a CDS encoding GNAT family N-acetyltransferase has product MHIIATEQVEGFQTLPGTRYAMIDGDTEVGYLAAHTTGLILNVEVDEDRQGEGIARALYEYADAAQGLYHVPAWGRTHEGDCFAEAMGGETMDDAQAAAIVGMDLSIYETD; this is encoded by the coding sequence ATGCACATCATCGCCACCGAGCAGGTCGAGGGCTTTCAGACTCTCCCCGGCACCCGCTACGCCATGATCGACGGCGACACCGAGGTCGGCTACCTGGCGGCCCACACGACCGGCCTGATCCTCAACGTCGAGGTCGACGAGGACCGACAGGGCGAGGGCATCGCCCGAGCACTCTACGAGTACGCAGACGCCGCCCAGGGCCTGTACCACGTCCCCGCATGGGGACGCACGCACGAGGGGGACTGCTTCGCCGAGGCGATGGGCGGCGAGACCATGGACGACGCGCAGGCCGCAGCAATCGTCGGCATGGACCTGTCCATCTACGAGACCGACTGA
- the ftsX gene encoding permease-like cell division protein FtsX has translation MRAVLRYVFSEVGKGLARNRAMTLAVIIVTFVSLLFVGVAGLAQMQVGKMKSNWYDKIEVSIYMCAIQDATPACNGTEASAEQIAAVRSKLKSPEIAPLIKEVYEESKEEAFKAFTEQLGDSAIGQWTTVDMMSVSFRIKLVNPEQYPLIKEHFAGQEGVSEVRDQSEVIEPLFAALDMAKNLSLGLAAVMIVAAILLITTTIRLSAMSRERETSIMRLVGASSLFIQAPFMIEGALAAVVGSLLSVGALFAGVHFLVAGWLAPTFQWITFVGTTEVWIMTPVLVGAAVLLALFASMVSLAKYTKI, from the coding sequence GTGAGGGCAGTGCTGCGCTACGTGTTCTCCGAAGTCGGCAAGGGCCTGGCCCGCAACCGCGCGATGACCCTGGCGGTCATCATCGTCACCTTTGTTTCACTGCTCTTCGTCGGCGTGGCGGGCCTGGCCCAGATGCAGGTCGGCAAGATGAAGTCCAACTGGTACGACAAGATCGAGGTCTCGATCTACATGTGTGCCATCCAGGACGCCACTCCCGCCTGCAACGGCACCGAGGCCAGCGCCGAACAGATCGCCGCCGTGCGCTCCAAACTCAAGTCCCCCGAGATCGCCCCCCTGATCAAAGAGGTCTACGAGGAATCCAAGGAGGAGGCCTTCAAGGCCTTCACCGAACAGCTCGGTGACTCCGCCATCGGCCAGTGGACCACCGTGGACATGATGTCGGTGTCCTTCCGCATCAAACTGGTCAATCCCGAGCAGTATCCCCTCATCAAGGAGCACTTCGCCGGACAGGAAGGGGTCTCCGAGGTCCGCGACCAGTCGGAGGTCATCGAACCCCTCTTCGCCGCCCTCGACATGGCCAAGAACCTGTCGCTGGGTCTGGCGGCCGTGATGATCGTGGCCGCGATCCTGCTCATCACGACGACCATCCGCCTGTCGGCCATGAGTCGTGAACGTGAAACCTCCATCATGCGCCTGGTGGGTGCCTCCTCCCTGTTCATCCAGGCACCCTTCATGATCGAAGGCGCTTTGGCGGCTGTCGTCGGCTCCCTGCTGTCGGTGGGCGCCCTCTTCGCCGGAGTCCACTTCCTCGTGGCCGGCTGGCTGGCCCCCACCTTCCAGTGGATCACTTTCGTCGGCACCACCGAGGTGTGGATCATGACTCCGGTCCTCGTGGGCGCCGCCGTTCTGCTGGCACTGTTCGCCTCGATGGTGTCCTTGGCCAAGTACACGAAGATCTGA